AACCCCAGAAGGGGGAGATTCTTCTCTTTGGAAAACATCCCGATGAAAAGAACGTTGTTGTCGGCTACGTTCCCCAGGAGACCGGTCACAATCTCGATTTTCCCGTCACGGTTCTGGATGTCGTGCTGATGGGACTTCTGCACAAAAGAAACCGGCTGCGGCGATACGATTCTACGTTGATCAAAAAGGCGGAAGAAGCATTGAAAAAAGTGCGTATGAGCGCTTTTTCCGATCGGAGAATCGCCGAACTTTCCGGGGGACAGCGGCAGCGGGTTCTCATCGCCAGAGCGCTCTGCAGCGACCCGGATATTCTGATGCTCGACGAACCGACCGCCAGCATCGATTTCAGTGGGCAGCGGGAGATATTCGAACTGCTCGAACAACTGAACCGGTCGATGACGGTCGTTGTTGTAAGCCACGATATGAGTATGGTGATGGGTTATGCAAAGCATGCTCTTTATGTCAGCAAAAGCGCGCTAATGCATACGATCGACGCGCATACCCGCTATCAGATCAAACATCAGTTGCAGGGGCACGAAGGGCACTACTGTGGGGCGGAATTTTGGCAGGATATGGGGAAAAAGATCGAATGTACCAAGGAGTGCAAAGATGCTTGAAGCGCTTCAGATGCCTTTTTTCCAGCATGCGTTGATCGCCGGGGTGCTGATTGCCGTTGCCATAGGGCTCATCGGTCCCTTGACGATGGCGAACAAAATGACCTTCATGAGCGGCGGTATCGCCCATGCCACCTATGGCGGGGTGGGCGCCGCACTCTTTTTCGGCATTTCCATTCTTGCCGGCGCATTGATCGCAGCACTCCTCGCGGCAGCGGTTGTCTCTTTCGTCGCATTCCGCTATCGCCATCGGGCTGATACGGCGATCGGCATCGTCTGGGCGGTAGGTATGGCTATCGGCGTGATTTTGGCCGATATGACCCCCGGGTACAATGTCGACCTGATGAGTTTTCTTTTTGGATCCATTCTTGCGGTGAGTGCTGACGATATCCGATTGATGGCTCTTTTCGATCTTGCGGCACTTGGTATTGTCTGGTATTTTTACTACGATTTTATGGCACTCAGTTTCGATCCTGTCTTTGCGAAACTTCAGGGGGTTAAAACGGCATTTTTGCATCTGCTGCTGTTGGGGCTTGTGGCGATAACGGTAGTCCTGGCGATGAGGCTTGTGGGGCTGATTATGCTGATTGCACTGCTGACGATGCCGAGTTTTTCGGCGGAGCGGTATGTCAAATCGTTGGGGCAGATGGTTATTTTTTCCATTATTTTGTCGATTATCTATATCGTAGCGGGACTTTTTTTCGCCTATTGGTACGATCTTTCGGCCGGTCCCGCCATCGTTGTCGTCGCCGTTTTTGGTACAATTTCGTTATTTTCGATAAAAATAGTAAAAGGTTGAAAATGATTAAACGATGTCTTTTCCCCGCTGCCGGGTACGGTACGCGTTTTCTCCCGGCCACCAAAGCGATGCCCAAAGAGATGCTTCCTGTCATGGCCAAGCCACTTATACAGTATGGTGTCGAAGAGGCAGTCGAGGCCGGAATGAATATCATGGCCATTATCACAGGCCGGGGCAAACGGGCCATCGAGGATCATTTCGATGTCAGTTTTGAACTCGAACATCAAATATATGGCACCCCAAAAGAGTATCTTCTTCAGGAAATACGGGCTCTTATCAACCAATGTACCTTTACGTATACCCGACAGATAGAGATGAAGGGCCTGGGTGATGCGATCTACAAGGGACGTGTTCTCATCGGTGACGAACCTTTTGCCGTTCTGCTCGCCGATGACCTTTGTACCAATGAAGATGGAGACGGGATTCTTTCCCAAATGGTCAGGGTTTTCAACAAATACCGCTGCTCCATTGTCGCCGTCCAGGAGGTCCCGATGGATCAGGTACACAAATACGGAGTCGTTGCGGGAAAAGAGATTGATGAGGGACTTTATATGATCGACAATATGGTTGAAAAACCGAAAGCGGACGAGGCGCCTTCCAACCTTGCCATCATCGGACGCTACATCCTCACCCCCGACATTTTCGAACTGATCGAACAGACCGAGCCGGGCAAAGGGGGAGAGATCCAGATCACCGACGCACTGATGGCGCAGGCCAAAAAAGGTATGGTCATCGCCTATAAATTCAAAGGGAAACGGTTCGATTGCGGTTCCATCGACGGATTCGTGGAAGCGACCAACTACTTTTACGAACAGAGCAAAAAACAGAATACGAAAAAAACGGAAAAAAAGAGCCAATGAAGCTGGTATTTCTGGATGCCGTGACACTGGGCAACGATATCGATATGGATATTTTCGACCAATTCGGCGATGTAGTCGTGCACCAGATGACAAGGAAGGAAGAGACGATAGAGCGCTGCAGGGAAGCCGATATCGTCATTACCAACAAGGTGATTGTCGACAAAGAGGTGATGGATACCTGCGAAAACCTGAAGCTCATATGCGTAGCCGCGACGGGAATGAACAATGTGGACCTCGCCTACGCGAAAGAGAGAGGAATCGAAGTAAGGAACGTGTCGGGATACTCGACCGACAGCGTAGTGCAGCATACTTTCGCAATGCTCTTTTATCTAATGGAGAAGCTTCCCTTTTACGACCGTTATGTCAAAAGCAGGGGCTGGACAAAATCGGGCATTTTCACCTCCATCGACCGCCCGTTCCATGAGTTGCGTGGCAAACAGTGGGGCATCATCGGGCTTGGGACGATCGGAAGAGAGGTGGCCAAGGTGGCCGAAACGTTTGGCGCTACGGTTGTCTACTACTCCACAAGCGGAAAGAATCATGACCCCCTCTACCCCAGAATGGAGCTTGACACCCTGCTTAGCACATCCCATATCGTCTCCATTCATGCACCCCTTAACGAAAAAACGGAAAATCTGCTCGATTTTGTCCGTCTTGAGAAAATTCCTGCCGGCTCCATCCTTCTGAATCTGGGTCGGGGCGGTATCATTAACGAGGGAGATCTCGTTCGTGCAATCGATGACAAAGAGATCTATGTGGGACTGGATGTGACCGAGAGGGAGCCGCTGCCGGAAGACTCTCCGCTTTTCGATGTCGCCCACCCGGAGAGGCTTTTGATAACACCCCATATCGCCTGGACCAGCATCGAAGCCAGAGAGAGGCTCGTGGCGGGCATCATTCACAATATCGAGGTATTTTTGAAAAAACACACCATATGATCGGATGTTCTATTCCTTCTCCCCGGTTCCCCGCAGCGGAGCGAAATTTTCCTGCTCCAGTGCATAGAGTTCGTATCGTATCGTTTTGAAATCTTCCGCTTTGCTCGGGTCAATCAGCTTGAAACTCTCTTCCAAAACTCGCGCTGCTTCCTGTGCCCGTTTGTAGTTGGCCAGCAGCAGACTCGTTTCATCTTCACGTTTCAATTCGCTCGCGACACTCTCTTTGAGCACGTCGTTTTGAATGTCCCGATACGGAAGGAGATCGAGATAGTTCTCTACAGTCGCCAGATGACGCAGACGTTTCAGTTGCGAAGCGATGGCTTGATTGTCGTACAGGTAGCGGTTGATATCTTCGATGACGCGAATCCCCTCCTTCAGACGGTTGAGATTCGCATCGACGAGCCGAAAGAGCTTCGGCCCGCTTTCATTATTATTCGTCACTTCCGAAGATTCCAAGAATCTGAAGCAAGGAGATGAAGAGGTTCAGCACGTCCAGGTAGATGGCGATAGCCGCTTCTACAGGTGTCGCGAAGGCGCCGCGAATGATCATTTGCGTATCGTAGATGATCATGAATGAAAAGAGCAGGGCGCCGGCACTGGCGATAACCACCTGCAGCATCGGGCTGCCAAGGAAAAGATTGATCAGTGATCCGACCACCAGAATGACCAGTGCAATGAGCAGTGGTTTGCCCCAGCTGCTGAAATCCCGGGTCGACTGCATCGCATAGAGACTGAGTCCTCCGGAAATCAACGCTGTCAAAAAGAATGCCTGAGCGACGACCCCCATGCCGACCGCGGCAAGCAGGGGCACCAGGGTGATGCCCGTCAGGAATGTGAATCCAAAGAGCATAACCATGTTCAGACCGGGTTTTTTGCGAGTCAAATAGAGGCCAAAGAGCATGGCAAACTCAAGAATGACCAAGCCGATATACCACTGGGCAATCGACGCAGCCATTCCCATGCCAAGATAGGCACCGGCTGCACCGGCGAGACAGGATGCGGCGAAAAGCTGATAGGTCTTTTTGATAAAGTCTGCCAGTTCCGCTTCGCTGCGAACCCCCGGCTCTTCATACGCAAATTGTTGTGCACGCTCCTCCTGGCGTTGTGCCGCCTGGTTGTGAATGTAATCACGATTGTAGAGTGACACATGAACTCCTTTTTAGATTATTTTAAGATAAAGATGAGCGATTATAGCCTATGTCATCTACAAAATCAAGTTCATTGTATACATTATATTAAAGTTATAAATTTTTTTAAAACATAGGAAAAATCTGAAAAAAATTACCATCTTACAGCGACTTTTTCCCCAGATCACTTGACAAGGGGGGAGCTACCTGCTATAATTCCCGTCCGCAAACAGAGGAAGCCGACGGGTCGAGTGATCTCAGAGGCGAGTTTGCAGGAGTCGGAAAGACGACGAGATCTTTGACAACCGAGTAAGAGATAAGTAACAACCTTTGAGTGATTATTTTTGGCCGTTTTTTAGTAAAAACGGTCAGTTAGTCGACAGGGACTGACACTTCATATATTATGGAGAGTTTGATCCTGGCTCAGAGTGAACGCTGGCGGCGTGCTTAACACATGCAAGTCGAACGAGAACGGTCCGATGAACCTTCGGGGGATTCGGATGTCAGCTAAGTGGCGCACGGGTGAGTAATGTATAGGTAACATGCCCCTTAGAGAGGGATAACGGCTGGAAACGGCCGCTAATACCTCATATTCCTGTATGACACAAGTTGTATAGGGAAACGGTGTATTCCGCTAAGGGATTGGCCTGTATCGTATCAGCTAGTTGGTAGGGTAACGGCCTACCAAGGCGATGACGCGTAGCTGGTCTGAGAGGATGATCAGCCACACTGGAACTGAGACACGGTCCAGACTCCTACGGGAGGCAGCAGTGGGGAATATTGCACAATGGGGGAAACCCTGATGCAGCAACGCCGCGTGGAGGATGACGCTCTTCGGAGTGTAAACTCCTTTTCTGTCGGAAGATGATGACGGTATGACAGGAATAAGCACCGGCTAACTCCGTGCCAGCAGCCGCGGTAATACGGAGGGTGCAAGCGTTACTCGGAATCACTGGGCGTAAAGGACGCGTAGGCGGCCGGATAAGTCAGATGTGAAAGCCCACGGCTCAACCGTGGAACTGCATTTGAAACTGTTTGGCTAGAGTCTGGGAGAGGCCGATGGAATTGGTGGTGTAGGGGTAAAATCCGTAGAGATCACCAGGAATACCGATGGCGAAGGCGATCGGCTGGAACAGTACTGACGCTGAGGCGTGAAAGCGTGGGGAGCAAACAGGATTAGATACCCTGGTAGTCCACGCCCTAAACGATGGATGCTAGTCGTTGTGATGCTTGTCATTGCAGTGATGCAGCTAACGCAATAAGCATCCCGCCTGGGGAGTACGGTCGCAAGATTAAAACTCAAAGGAATAGACGGGGACCCGCACAAGCGGTGGAGCATGTGGTTTAATTCGAAGATACGCGAAGAACCTTACCTGGGCTTGACATCCCACGAACCGGCCAGAGATGGCTGGGTGCTACTTCGGTAGAGCGTGGTGACAGGTGCTGCACGGCTGTCGTCAGCTCGTGTCGTGAGATGTTGGGTTAAGTCCCGCAACGAGCGCAACCCTCGTCCTTAGTTGCCAGCACTTCGGGTGGGCACTCTAAGGAGACTGCCTGGGTAACCAGGAGGAAGGTGAGGACGACGTCAAGTCATCATGGCCCTTATGTCCAGGGCGACACACGTGCTACAATGGCGTGTACAATGAGAGGCGATACCGCGAGGTGGAGCAAATCTATAAAACACGTCCCAGTTCGGATTGCAGTCTGCAACTCGACTGCATGAAGTTGGAATCGCTAGTAATCGTGAATCAGCCATGTCACGGTGAATACGTTCCCGGGTCTTGTACTCACCGCCCGTCACACCATGGGAGTTGATTTCACCCGAAGCGGGGAAGCTAAACTGGCTACCTGCCACGGTGGGATCAGCGACTGGGGTGAAGTCGTAACAAGGTAACCGTAGGAGAACCTGCGGTTGGATCACCTCCTTTCTAGAGAAAAAAGGTCAGAGATTCGTTTCTTTGACTGAAAAAGCTCGAAGGTTGTGACGCGTCTTTTGCTCGGTTGTCAGAGATCTCGGAGTTCTTTGAAAACTAAAAGTGAAAAGTTAAAAACTAAAAGTTCAGGTGAGCTGCTTTGCAGACAACCATTTAGTTTTTAGTTGTTGGTTTTTCACTGAATCAAGGGGCGTATAGCTCAGCCGGTTAGAGTGCACCCCTGATAAGGGTGAGGTCCCAGGTTCAAGTCCTGGTACGCCCACCACTTTTGGCCAGATTGCACAAAGCTAAAAGCTCACGTACATCAAGTACGCTACGCTGTAACCTTTGCACAATCTGACCAAAAGCGTTATGAAGAGACTTGTCTGGGGAATTAGCTCAGCTGGGAGAGCGCCTGCTTTGCACGCAGGAGGTCAGCGGTTCGATCCCGCTATTCTCCACCATAAGTGAGTGGGAAGTTTAATTGAAGCTCTTGAGTGAGAGAGTTTCAATTAGGCTTTGCCTAAGCGTTGTTTAACATGATATTGTTCAGTAGTCTGCGTAACAATTTTGCGACAGTCTTGTTGGCAATGTTCAACAAGGCGGTAGCGCGCCATAAAGAAAAAGGTAAGTTACTCAGAGCAGACGGTGGATGCCTAGGCTGATGGAGGCGATGAAGGACGTACTAGGCTGCGATAAGCCACGGGGAGCCGCCAAGAGGCGTTGATCCGTGGATTTCCGAATGGGGCAACCCGGCACAGAGTGATCTGTGTCACCTCCTTGTGAGGGGCGAACCCGGGGAAGTGAAACATCTCAGTACCCGGAGGAAAAGAAATCAACCGAGATTCCGAAAGTAGCGGCGAGCGAAATCGGATCAGCCTGGCGAGTGATAGCTGTTTGGATAGGAGAACGACTTGGAAAAGTCGGCCAGAGAGGGTGATAGCCCCGTAACCGAAATCCTTGCAGTGGTACTAGGCTCGCGAACAAGTAGGTCGGGACACGTGGAACCTTGACTGAAGATGGGAGGACCACCTTCCAAGGCTAAATACTACCATCAGACCGATAGTGCACAAGTACCGTGAGGGAAAGGTGAAAAGAACCCCGGTGAGGGGAGTGAAATAGAACCTGAAACCGTCTGCTTACAATCATTGGGAGCCCTATGCTATATGCAGGGTGACCGACTGCCTTTTGCATAATGAGCCTGCGAGTTGTGGTCAGTGGCGAGGTTAAGGAAACCCGGAGCCGTAGCGAAAGCGAGTCTGAATAGGGCGTTGAGTCACTGGCTGCAGACCCGAAGCGAAGTGATCTATCCATGGCCAGGCTGAAGCGGGTGTAAGAGCCCGTGGAGGGCCGAACCGATGGGCGTTGAAAAGCCCCCGGATGAGCTGTGGATAGGGGTGAAAGGCCAATCAAACTTCGTGATAGCTGGTTCTCTCCGAAATATATTTAGGTATAGCGTCGTGTTCGAAGCCTGAAGGGGTAGAGCACTGATTGGGCTAGGGCCTACACCAAGGTACCAAACCCAGTCAAACTCCGAATACTTCAGGTGGATTCACGGCAGTCAGGCCCTGGGTGATAAAATCAAGGGTCGAAAGGGAAACAGCCCAGACTACCAGCTAAGGTCCCCAAGTTCTACTTAAGTGGAAAAGGAGGTGGGGTTGCTTAGACAACCAGGAGGTTGGCTTAGAAGCAGCCATCCTTTAAAGAAAGCGTAACAGCTCACTGGTCTAGCGATCCTGCGCCGAAAATATAACGGGGCTAAAGTAGACACCGAAGCTGTAGGTTCCATCTGGTAGATGGAGCGGTAGGAGAGCGTTCCAGTCGGCGTCGAAGGTGTACCGGTAAGGAGCACTGGAGCGGCTGGAAGTGAGCATGCAGGCATGAGTAGCGATAATTGAAGTGAGAATCTTCAACGCCGAAAACCCAAGGTTTCCTACGCGATGCTCGTCATCGTAGGGTTAGTCGGGACCTAAGTCGAGTCCGAAAGGGGTAGACGATGGCAAATCGGTTAATATTCCGATACCGACTGTAGAGCGTGATGGGAGGACGCATAGGGCTAGCCGAGGTCACGGATGGAAGTGTGGCTCGAAGGGTGTAGGTCGCACAGTAGGCAAATCCGCTGTGCACGAGACCGAGACCTGACAGGCTCCCAAAGCCCTTCGGGGCGGAGGGAGAATCGGTGATGCCGTCGTGCCGAGAAAAGTCTCTAAGCATATCTACAGTTGCCCGTACCGTAAACCGACACAGGTGGGTGAGATGAGTATTCTAAGGCGCGCAGAAGAACCCTGGTTAAGGAACTCTGCAAACTGGCACCGTATCTTCGGTATAAGGTGTGCCCGCAGTAGGTGAAGAGGCTTGCCCTCGGAGCCGAAACGGGTTGCAACAAAGAGTCCCTCCCGACTGTTTACCAAAAACACAGCACTCTGCCAACTCGTAAGAGGATGTATAGGGTGTGACGCCTGCCCGGTGCCGGAAGGTTAAGGGGATTGGTTAGCCTTTGGGCGAAGCCATGAACCGAAGCCCCGGTAAACGGCGGCCGTAACTATAACGGTCCTAAGGTAGCGAAATTCCTTGTCGGTTAAATACCGACCTGCATGAATGGCGTAACGAGATGGGAGCTGTCTCGACCAGGGATCTGGTGAAATTGTAGTGGAGGTGAAAATTCCTCCTACCCGCGGAAAGACGGAAAGACCCCGTGGACCTTTACTACAGCTTGACACTGCTGTTGGGATATGCATGTGCAGGATAGGTGGGAGGCTGTGAAGCCCGGACGCCAGTTCGGGTGGAGCCGTCCTTGAGATACCACCCTTGCATATTCTGATAGCTAACTCGCGTCAGTTATCCTGGCGGAGGACAATGTCTGGTGGGTAGTTTGACTGGGGCGGTCGCCTCCTAAAAAGTAACGGAGGCTTACAAAGGTTGGCTCAGAGCGGTTGGAAATCGCTCGAAGAGTATAAAGGTATAAGCCAGCTTGACTGTGAGAGAGACAACTCGAGCAGAGACGAAAGTCGGTCTTAGTGATCCGGTGGTT
This genomic interval from Hydrogenimonas urashimensis contains the following:
- a CDS encoding D-2-hydroxyacid dehydrogenase, whose amino-acid sequence is MKLVFLDAVTLGNDIDMDIFDQFGDVVVHQMTRKEETIERCREADIVITNKVIVDKEVMDTCENLKLICVAATGMNNVDLAYAKERGIEVRNVSGYSTDSVVQHTFAMLFYLMEKLPFYDRYVKSRGWTKSGIFTSIDRPFHELRGKQWGIIGLGTIGREVAKVAETFGATVVYYSTSGKNHDPLYPRMELDTLLSTSHIVSIHAPLNEKTENLLDFVRLEKIPAGSILLNLGRGGIINEGDLVRAIDDKEIYVGLDVTEREPLPEDSPLFDVAHPERLLITPHIAWTSIEARERLVAGIIHNIEVFLKKHTI
- a CDS encoding Bax inhibitor-1/YccA family protein yields the protein MSLYNRDYIHNQAAQRQEERAQQFAYEEPGVRSEAELADFIKKTYQLFAASCLAGAAGAYLGMGMAASIAQWYIGLVILEFAMLFGLYLTRKKPGLNMVMLFGFTFLTGITLVPLLAAVGMGVVAQAFFLTALISGGLSLYAMQSTRDFSSWGKPLLIALVILVVGSLINLFLGSPMLQVVIASAGALLFSFMIIYDTQMIIRGAFATPVEAAIAIYLDVLNLFISLLQILGIFGSDE
- the galU gene encoding UTP--glucose-1-phosphate uridylyltransferase GalU, with amino-acid sequence MIKRCLFPAAGYGTRFLPATKAMPKEMLPVMAKPLIQYGVEEAVEAGMNIMAIITGRGKRAIEDHFDVSFELEHQIYGTPKEYLLQEIRALINQCTFTYTRQIEMKGLGDAIYKGRVLIGDEPFAVLLADDLCTNEDGDGILSQMVRVFNKYRCSIVAVQEVPMDQVHKYGVVAGKEIDEGLYMIDNMVEKPKADEAPSNLAIIGRYILTPDIFELIEQTEPGKGGEIQITDALMAQAKKGMVIAYKFKGKRFDCGSIDGFVEATNYFYEQSKKQNTKKTEKKSQ
- a CDS encoding metal ABC transporter permease translates to MLEALQMPFFQHALIAGVLIAVAIGLIGPLTMANKMTFMSGGIAHATYGGVGAALFFGISILAGALIAALLAAAVVSFVAFRYRHRADTAIGIVWAVGMAIGVILADMTPGYNVDLMSFLFGSILAVSADDIRLMALFDLAALGIVWYFYYDFMALSFDPVFAKLQGVKTAFLHLLLLGLVAITVVLAMRLVGLIMLIALLTMPSFSAERYVKSLGQMVIFSIILSIIYIVAGLFFAYWYDLSAGPAIVVVAVFGTISLFSIKIVKG
- a CDS encoding thiamine-phosphate pyrophosphorylase, with product MTNNNESGPKLFRLVDANLNRLKEGIRVIEDINRYLYDNQAIASQLKRLRHLATVENYLDLLPYRDIQNDVLKESVASELKREDETSLLLANYKRAQEAARVLEESFKLIDPSKAEDFKTIRYELYALEQENFAPLRGTGEKE
- a CDS encoding metal ABC transporter ATP-binding protein, with the protein product MSDVAVDVRKVTFAYDGQPVVVDVSFRVEKGDFLAIIGPNGGGKSTLLKLMMGILKPQKGEILLFGKHPDEKNVVVGYVPQETGHNLDFPVTVLDVVLMGLLHKRNRLRRYDSTLIKKAEEALKKVRMSAFSDRRIAELSGGQRQRVLIARALCSDPDILMLDEPTASIDFSGQREIFELLEQLNRSMTVVVVSHDMSMVMGYAKHALYVSKSALMHTIDAHTRYQIKHQLQGHEGHYCGAEFWQDMGKKIECTKECKDA